One Flavobacterium cerinum genomic window, AGCGGTTTAAAAAATAATTCTGATATGGAACGAAATGGAGAAAGGGATAACAGGATTGAAAATGCAATTCTGGAATGGCGCAAAAGAGAGGAAAGATACAGTGACCTATTCGGTTTTAATGTGGCATCTAATAAGCTTATTCTTCGGGATAAGCTTATCTACTACGATAAAATTGCAAATAAGTTTGCCGGGACAAAGAGTATTGAAGAACAGTATGCGCTTCGACTTTTAAACCAGGAGCGTAAAAATCTTGAAAAACGGCTTTATCCAAATCGTGTTATACGTTTTCTTAGGCGTTTGCTAGTTAGGGTCATCTGGACGGGAATTATTGCTAGAAGGGATGAAAAAGACGTGAAAAACCAGATACAACAGTTACAGGGACAACTCGGGCGTTTCGGTTTTTCCGTAGATGGTGATGTTCTTGCCCAAAGAATTAAAACGGATAATTCAAGTTTTAGTATTGGAATTCCTTCCCGATATTTTAGTGAGCATGAGCGGATGAATTATTCGCTTATGTTTACAAAGGATGAAACAGGGCATTATCATTTTCAGGGCTATACTGCTTCATTACAAGATGATAAAAATCCGGAACAGGACAAGAGCCATTTTTTTAGTGCTGATCAACAAAACGCCTTGGATTATAGTAAGGCTTATAACCTCTTATCCGGGCGTTCGGTAATGAAGGAAGGTAACTGGATGAAAATGGACTTTAATGATAAGAATGCCAATGGGGAATATGCCATGCGGGAATACGGAGGTAAGTATGGTTTTGATTTGGATAAAGTGTTAGCCGATTTGCCGATGAAAGAAAAGGACGAGTTGAGTTTATTCAAGATAAAGCATAGCTTGGAAAATGGTATGAGGACATCTATTTCCTTCACCAGAGAAGGTAAGGAGGAAACGTATTACATCGAAGCTGATCCAAAGAATAAGAGTGTTGTTATTTATGATCAGGCATTAAAGAAGATCACACTAAATTCTATTAGCGCCAAAAAAGATAGTAACGATGTACTTAAAATTGTCAGCAAGGCCAATGATGTAAAGCTAGAGAATAAACCGAAAAGAAACAGTGTAAAGTTTAATTGATTGGAATGCATGAACTTAATCCATTAACGGAGTTTTTTTTATCCATAAAGAATGATGGTAGGATAAGTATAACCCATATTGCTATTTATGCTGCAATTCTGGATTTCCGAATAAAGTCAGGATTTGATAACCCCATACAGGTGTTTAGCTACCAGATCATGGAAATTGCGAAGATTTCTGCGGGTGCAACCTATCGGAAATGTATAAAAGACCTTAGCGAGTTTGGGTACATTAGATATGTACCGTCATTCAAAAACAATCAGGCAAGCAAGATTTACTTCGTTTGAAAGCAATTGAAGCGGGTATTTTGCCAAAGTAAAATATAGTATTAACAAATCAGTGTAGAGGTATTATGGAGAGAGAGATAACGAAAGATGATCTTAGGCAATTTGGTTTGTCTTTGATTACACAGATTAGCGAAATAGTAAGTGGAAAAGATGTTATAGGCCGAGCGGATCTTCATCCGGGATGGATAAAGAGTAAGAGGGTACGCACTATGTTGGACATGTCTGCTGCCACTTTGCAAACTTTGCGCATATCAGGAAAAATCAGGCACAAAAAGGTATTAGGTTCCTATTATTATAACGAAGAGGATCTAAAATCCCTTTTTAAATAAATAGGGGATGACTTTTAAAGTGCTGAAAAACTATATGCGCCTTTTTGAAAATGATGCCAAGCTGAACGTTTGGCATCAGGCGCTAATGAATGCGATTCTTCAAATTGCCTGCCTCCAAAAGCAGGAAAAGGTAATAAAGGTCAGCAGAAGAAGACTAATGGCTTTTTCACATATCGCTACGATACCAACCTACCACAAATACTTTAAGGAACTTCAGGATATGGGCTATATTGCATATCGGCCTTCATATCATCCTGGATATAAAAGTGAAGTTGAGTTGTTGATAAAACCAAGGAATTATTGGCGGTAATTATTTTAACAGTGAAAAAAGCTAATCTCAATGATTAGCTTTTTTTGTACTACATAAATCTATACCTTTCTTTTCCGCATTATTTGATGTACCTGTTGTGTAGTTTTCTATATATTTGCTTTCCCTGTAAGTTCGCGCATACTATTCAGTATAAGCCTTGAACATGAACTTTAATTAGAATTAAGCATTATTTTTCAAATTTTACATATATGAACGAAGAAGATATTAGAGGTAGGTTATTATTGCCTTACATTCATGATCTAGGATTTGATGTTTCAGAAATTTCCCTAGAGATGGGATTTATTGTACGCCTGGGGAAGAAGAAGTATATGCGAGGAAGATCCGATATTCTATGTAAACGAAACAATAGAAATCTCTTTGTAATTGAATTGAAAAGGGATTCGGTTGAAATTACTCAAGATGATATTGATCAAGGTATTTCTTATGCGAGATTACTTTTAGACGATATAGCGCCATTTACTATAATAACAAATGGGGTAACAACTAGGATTTTTGATTCAATCACAAGAAAAGAATTGTTAGGGAGTATAACGGGACAATCATCTTTTTATAATAATGGTTATACACTATCAACGGAAGAGGATTTAAAAATAAGGTATGAAGCCTTAAAGAACTTTGTGGCTTTATCTCCTACGAATTTGAAAGCCTTTTGCCAAATGCAAGTCTACGATAGGATGGGGCAGATTATCGGAAATATAAACAGTCCATATTCTAAATTTGTGAAAGAAATTCACATCCAACGTCAAGAATTACATACTGCATTTCAAGAATTTCTACAATCTTCTCAGTCTATTTTTGGTTTGGTTGGGTCAGCGGGAGTTGGTAAAACAAGTGCAATATGTTCATTAGCGCTTCAGAATATAGAAAACATGTTTGTTTTTTTTTATAATGCAGCTATAATCCGTTCACCGCTTGAATGTATTGCACAGGATTTGAATATTAATTTTTCCAGTAGAAGCGAAACCGATATAGTGCTTAAAAAGCTTGATGAAATTGGAAGGTTTGCTGATAAAACTATTCTAATTTTCATTGATGCGGTAGACGAAAATACGAATCCTGATATTTCGCTTGAATTGAGTGAAGTTGCACTAATGGCAAAAGACCTTGATAAAGTGAAGATTGTTATTAGTTGCAAATCAAATATTTGGGATACAATATTGAAGATTAAGAACAAGCCAACCCATCTCCATGAAGAATTGTGTAAAAATCATAATCTCATAAAAAGTCTCTCTAATAATCCAGGATTTCTTTTGGAAGATTTTTCGGAGGAAGAATTAGAGAAGGTAATACCTTTATACCAAGAGGTTTTCGGCTTTAAAGGAGAAATTTCAAAAATACTAGCTAAAGAACTAAGGAACGGTTTCTTTTTGAAAATCTTTAGCGAAGTTTATATGGGTAAGAAAGTTCCAGAAAAAATAACCGATCAGGGACTTATAAAAAAATATCTGAAAAAGTCTTTAGACGATACGGATATGGGGTATATATCCGGTGCAAGAATCTTGGCTGAAATTGGGAAAGTTTTGCTTACCCATTCGTATAGTCACTGGGAAGAGTATAAAGATGAAGGATTAGATATTAATCATTTTCTCGAACGCTTAAATTTTTCTATTGATGATAACATCCCAGAAGATTTATTTACTAGAAACATACTTATCAAATCTAACACTGATGATTCTTATAATGTTTCATTCTACTATTCTAAAATCCGTGATTATGTAATTTGTTTCCATTCATATCGTTTAGATAAGTTAAGTGATGACGATTTTTATGATATATTATGTGACTTTTATCGTAATCATATAGGTAGAAGTGCACTTGACTTTTATATTGAAAATGCTAGATCTTCCCATCTGCAGACTTTGGTTAGATTCAAGAAAGATAAAGCGCTTAGCTATGTAATCAATTATGACTCGTATCTGGAAAATAATTTCAAGAAGTTTAAAAATAAATTTGATCCCAACACTGATGGCGATATTGGAATATTATTACCAGATGACCTAATAAAAGGAAGTGGTTATGGACTTTTTCCCTTGGAGGAGGGAACCAAAAGTAAGGTTGTGTGTGAGAAAATAAATGATTTTTTTGGTACTGAAAGTGATCTGCTTTGGCAAAGAGGAATAAATATTATTTACTCTAGTCAAATGTCACTATTTACGAATGATCAATATTTAGTTGTGAAAAGAAATATCTTTAAACAATTGGCTGAGATACTTAAAAAGGGAAAATTTAGTGCCTATAATTCTGAATTTCTTCTTGTAGAGGAAGTTTGTTTGATTCTTTATTATTACCCTGAAAAGCTAGGCTATAAATTCAATATTGAAGATTTTTTCCTACCAAGATTTAAAAGTATTTATCCTATAGATCTGAAAGACCTAAAACAAAGAGTAAATAAATTTAAAGTAGCCGAATTATACAGATATGAATCAATAGAAAAAGGGCTTAAAGATGAGTTAATTGATAAGGCATTGAAAGAAAACAATATTCCAGAATATGAAATGACAGGAGACGCGCCGCCATTTACGGAACTCGGCAAGATTATAGATATATTATTAAGTAATGGAATTAGCGAGATTAAGCAGCATTACTTACCGTTACCAGACAAATCTCTGTTTGAAGCTAAAACATTCTACGAAAAAAATAAACCCCAAGACATTAGGGCAATATTAAAATTTCAATTTAGTGAAAGTCAGGCCATTTTGTATTTAACTGAGTTTTTTGAGAAGTTTGAGAAATGTTATAGCGAATTTGTCGAATATTGTTTCCCAACTTATAAAGATAAATTTGTTTTTTATTCTAGTATGCCTCATGAATATATTTTCTATATGGAAGATTCTGATATACTTAAATGGGGATTGTTTGGATATCGGGCTTCTCGTAGTGGTGAATTTAAAATAACAATTAAGAATAAAAATAAGTCGGATGAAGCATTTATTACCGAGGAAATTCAACTCCTAAGGTCATTCTCTTTAGATATGATTTTAAAGATTAGAAGTTTCGCCCAATATCCAGTAAAAACTATAGACAAAATTAATACTTCAAAACTTGATGGATTCTGTGTTCTTAGAAATTGGGTTTACAAGTTTCTTGAGGATGATATGAAAAAAATTTTCGAGGAGAACAAGTAATAAACAGTAGCGAAGAAAGATCAAAAGTGTAATGTTAGGTGTATAATCAAGACTGAAATATGAGTGTGTCTAGTGATTAAGGAACTAGAAATAATGAAGTGACTCTTATCAATCTTCAATCTAAGCTTATATATCGAAACCTTAATAACATTTTT contains:
- a CDS encoding type I restriction enzyme HsdR N-terminal domain-containing protein; protein product: MNEEDIRGRLLLPYIHDLGFDVSEISLEMGFIVRLGKKKYMRGRSDILCKRNNRNLFVIELKRDSVEITQDDIDQGISYARLLLDDIAPFTIITNGVTTRIFDSITRKELLGSITGQSSFYNNGYTLSTEEDLKIRYEALKNFVALSPTNLKAFCQMQVYDRMGQIIGNINSPYSKFVKEIHIQRQELHTAFQEFLQSSQSIFGLVGSAGVGKTSAICSLALQNIENMFVFFYNAAIIRSPLECIAQDLNINFSSRSETDIVLKKLDEIGRFADKTILIFIDAVDENTNPDISLELSEVALMAKDLDKVKIVISCKSNIWDTILKIKNKPTHLHEELCKNHNLIKSLSNNPGFLLEDFSEEELEKVIPLYQEVFGFKGEISKILAKELRNGFFLKIFSEVYMGKKVPEKITDQGLIKKYLKKSLDDTDMGYISGARILAEIGKVLLTHSYSHWEEYKDEGLDINHFLERLNFSIDDNIPEDLFTRNILIKSNTDDSYNVSFYYSKIRDYVICFHSYRLDKLSDDDFYDILCDFYRNHIGRSALDFYIENARSSHLQTLVRFKKDKALSYVINYDSYLENNFKKFKNKFDPNTDGDIGILLPDDLIKGSGYGLFPLEEGTKSKVVCEKINDFFGTESDLLWQRGINIIYSSQMSLFTNDQYLVVKRNIFKQLAEILKKGKFSAYNSEFLLVEEVCLILYYYPEKLGYKFNIEDFFLPRFKSIYPIDLKDLKQRVNKFKVAELYRYESIEKGLKDELIDKALKENNIPEYEMTGDAPPFTELGKIIDILLSNGISEIKQHYLPLPDKSLFEAKTFYEKNKPQDIRAILKFQFSESQAILYLTEFFEKFEKCYSEFVEYCFPTYKDKFVFYSSMPHEYIFYMEDSDILKWGLFGYRASRSGEFKITIKNKNKSDEAFITEEIQLLRSFSLDMILKIRSFAQYPVKTIDKINTSKLDGFCVLRNWVYKFLEDDMKKIFEENK